The Jiangella sp. DSM 45060 genome contains the following window.
CCTCCGCTGTGTCTACTGCCCGGTCCGCCGGGTCGGCGTCCGCCGCATGCGCCGCACCGTCCCGCGTGCGCTCCGTGTCGTCCGCCTCGTTCCCGTCCGCCTCGTCCGCCGCGTCGGCCGGGCGGCGGCGGAACCGCAGCACCAGCACGACCACGAGGGCGGGCACCGTGACGAGGCCGAACGTCGCCGCCGCGACCTCCCACGGCACCGGGCCGAGGGCCGTCAGCCGCTCCGCACCGGCCGATCCGCCGGACAGCAGCGCCAGCACGGCCATCGCGACCGCCGCGATCGCGCCGGCCCCGGCCGCCACGCCGAGCGCCGGCCCCAGCGCCACGCCGTCGCCGTCCCCGTCGCCGTCCTCGCCGACGTCGCCGTCGGCCTCGGAGCCGAGACCGAGGTCCGGGACCCGGCCGAGCCGCCGGTGCACCATCAGCCCGGCCAGCAGGCCCGCGAGCACCGGACCGGCCACGACCAGCCAGGTGAGCGAGCCGGGCAGGTCCGTCGGCAGCGCGCCGAACACCGGGACCGCGGGCACCAGGCCGAGCGTGACCCCGTCCGGCGCCACCGAGGTCGCCGTGCCGACCGCGAAGCCGGGTCCGAGCGCGAACGCCGCGGACCACACCACCAGGTTCGGCACCAGCAGCGCGCAGCCCACGATCAGCAGCGTCGCGCCGAGCGGGCCGGCGTCCAGGGCGGTGGCGAGGTCCCCGATCCGGCCGGTGTGCGCGACGAGGCTGACCCCCATCAGCGCCGCGCCCACACCGACCAGCCCCGCCACCGCCACGCCCGCGCCGGCCAGTGCCGCGCGCATCAGAGGTGGCACCCGCCACCACCAGTCGGCCAGCAGTCCGGATTCGTGCGCCACCCCGGTCGCCACGGCGGCGCCGGACCACAGCGCCGCCCACAGCACGGCCTCGAACGGGTCGCCCGCGACGTCG
Protein-coding sequences here:
- a CDS encoding DUF6350 family protein, whose translation is MADLLTRPLLRRDEPAWGSRVPWLAAIVATAWALLAGFALCVLPGVAVWIAEGAVGPLGDPLRFASQAWLTAHHAGLDVGGGSFTLAPLGLTLLFVLLLHRSARWAAHSAGVATTRGAVAVVVPAVVTYIVGAGIVAALSTSHDVAGDPFEAVLWAALWSGAAVATGVAHESGLLADWWWRVPPLMRAALAGAGVAVAGLVGVGAALMGVSLVAHTGRIGDLATALDAGPLGATLLIVGCALLVPNLVVWSAAFALGPGFAVGTATSVAPDGVTLGLVPAVPVFGALPTDLPGSLTWLVVAGPVLAGLLAGLMVHRRLGRVPDLGLGSEADGDVGEDGDGDGDGVALGPALGVAAGAGAIAAVAMAVLALLSGGSAGAERLTALGPVPWEVAAATFGLVTVPALVVVLVLRFRRRPADAADEADGNEADDTERTRDGAAHAADADPADRAVDTAEGEPVSVREEDPPPPPPEQ